Within the Nicotiana tabacum cultivar K326 chromosome 11, ASM71507v2, whole genome shotgun sequence genome, the region CACTTTTGATCAACTGATTCCTTCCAGCATAAGATAGGAATTTAGCTGTCCATGAGGTTATTCTGCCTGCTATTTTGTCAATTAATGGTTGGCATTGGGCTACTGATATTCTCTTGGAACTTAAGGGAACTCCCAGGTATCTAACTGGTAATTCACCTTTTTGGATTCCCAGGAATTCTAGAATAGCTTCCTGAACATCTTGTGGTACTcctccaaagaagattgaactcTTCTGCTTGTTGATCGCCAATCTTGAAGCTTTGGAGAACTCCATGAAGCAGTTGTATAGTAGCTTGATTGATCCTATGTCACCCCTGCAAAAGAGTAATAGGTCATCTGCAAAACCAAGTTGCATAATTTGCAACTTTTCACGCTTGGGATGATAATTGAAGTCAGGAATCTGGTTCAGTGTCTTTAGGCTCCTTGTCAGGTATTCCATGGCAAGCACAAATAGAAATAGGGATAATAGATCCCCTTGCCTCAGCCCTTTCTAGCTTCAAATGGTTGAGTCAATGATCCATTAACCAAGATAGTATATGTGACACTTTGCATACAGCTCGTGATCCATCTCACAAACTGGTCTGTAAAGGCCATTGCATTTAGCACCTGCTCCATAAGGCCCCATTCAATAGAGTCATATGCCTTTTGCATATCCAGCTTCATCATACACCTTGGTGACACCCCTCTTCTTCCATATCCTTTTACAAGTTCATGGCTGAGGATAATGTTGTATGTTATCACTCTTCCAGGGACAAAGGCAGACTGTGATTTATCAATTAAAACATCCATCACCTTTTGTAGTCTCTTAGTTAGGATCTTAGAGATCATTTTATACAAAGTAGTGCAGCAGGAGATTGGTCTAAATTCTTTAATGCTTGTAGGATTCCTTACTTTAGGGATCAAAGTGATTGTTGTGCAGTTGATAGGTTTGTACATTTGAGTTGATTCAAAGAACTCTAGAACAGCCTTAGTCACATCCTCTCCTATTACTACCCATGATTTTTTGAAGAAAACTGCATTAAAGCCATCATAACCAGGTGTTTTTAAATCACTGATGTCCTTTAATGCTAGCCACACTTCCTCCTTGGTCACTAGTTGAATGAGTTGCAGTTGATGCTCCCTACTTAGTATTGTTACTATCTTCATGACATTTGGATTAATAGCAGGTATACTTTCTGCTTTTGAACCCAATAACTTCTTGTAATAACCCTTATTTATGCCTCTATATATTCTTCTAGCAATAGTTGGATCCCCACTTCATTTGTTAGAGCCTGGATGTCATTCAAGTTATTCTTGTTCTTCATTTGAGCAAAGAAATAGGCAGAATTGGAATCTCCCAGTTTCAGCCATTGGACTCTAGATTTTTGCTTGTAGATTCTCTCTTCAATCAGTGACCATTTTTCTTGTTCACATTTAAGTgttttctccttctcaattaaaTCTGATTGGTGCACTCTACCACTCATCTCCTCTTGAACAGCTAGCAACTCCTTCCTTGCTTCTTTAATTCTATTCTCCACACCTTGGTAATGCTGAGTGTTTATCCCTTTTATAATCtctttgacctttttgagcttGTTCCATACATGCTGCATCATTTCATGTGTTCCATCATCCCTCCATACTTGTTCTACATGTTGTATAAAGTGAGGATGGTCTACTATACAATTGAAGAACCGAAATGGCCTATTCTTCTTCCTTTGTATCTGTGTAATCATTAGCTTGAGTGGAGAGTGGTCAAACACTGATGGTTCTAGCACCTGTATTTTCAAGCTTGGCATTGTCAACATCCATTTAGCATTAACCAGCCCATGTCTATTCTACTATATGTATTATTATTGGTCCAAGTATAGTCCCTTCCCACAGTTTGCAGCTCATTCATCCCGGTATCCTTCATGAACTCTTTGAAGTTTTTTTATCTCCATATCTTGTACCACTGAGCCATATTGTCTATCATGTTCATTTAACACAGCATTGTAATCTCTCCTTGCTAACCAGGGTCCTTGTTGTGTACTGTGAATCAGTCTCAATTTGTTCCACAGGCGCTGCCTATCTTTAATGGTATGTAGTCCATAAATTATTGTAAATCCAATTGTAAACAATTTAGAAACTACACTGAGTTGACCATGTATTACTTGCTCATCTATTTCAATTGGTTACATACATAGATTCTAGGATCCCAAATCACTCAAATTCTGCTTTTGTTCATAGTACTAAAATTGGTTATCCATTTCCACCCAGGTGCAATCTTCTCCATTACATCTCTAGTTTTCTGCTCTTTTATTCTGTGTTCTATAAGGACTATTACtgcttttttattatcttttataaACTCCTTTATCTCCTTTTTCTTATAGGTTTTATTCATTCCCCTAACATTCCATGTGATCACACTCATATTGGTATGAATTGAGTACCTTGATACCACTCTTGCACCCCTTCACTCCTCATCTGCATACTACTTGTGCCTGGGTCACTATTTGCTTGATCATTTCTCACCGACTGGAATCCATTGTTACCAATCAATCTTTGTTCCTCATTTTGTTTAGCTTTGGCTGCCCTTGCTGCTGATTTACCAAGTATTGTTACCCACTCATCTTGCTTTCCTTGATTCTCATTGTCCTTTGTCTTTGCCCCTTGTTCTACAGTTTGGATTACTTCATTCTTTCCATTTAGCTCAGCCTCATGTTTGTTTTCATTTGATCCATCTCTATCAGTTCTAAGCCAAACTTGTTTGACTTTAGTCATATATCTTTTTCTGTGGCTGTGGGCCTCTAGTTTCATTACAGTCATGTCCTATTTTCAGACATTTAGCATAGAATGCTGGTTCCCAATCATATGTAATTTCCTGCTGTATAATTTTGCCTTTTGGATCTTGTAGCTTCATTGTTCTAGGCAATGGTTTAGTGACGTCCATTTCAATTAGCATCCTTGCATAAGATATTCTCATTGCTTCAGTAGTACACTCATCGGCATAAACACGATTTCTCAGAGCACTACCTAATTTGCTTAGGGCCTTCATACTCCAGCAATTGAGTGGTAGATTTGGGAATCTGACCCACAGGGGAATGGTTTTCAGTATTTCATCATGCAAATTAAAATCAGCTGACCATGCTTTCATGATTATTGGACGATTGTTCACCGTGTGAGGCCCGGAATACAGTACTTGGTCTCTTTCTTCCACATTGCTAAACCTTATCACAAAGTAGTCATCATTATGATAGTAGATCTGTGGCTTCACTAAAAATTTACCTAGTGAGCTCAGGAATCTTTCCATTGCTCCAATAGTAGGTGAATCCCCTATCACATACAGCACAATCACAGAACTCCACTTCTCATTTTCCTGTTCTACATCCTCAAGGTCTAGTTTTACAATCTTCTCCCCATTTTGGATTATCGGAGCAATAAATTGTAGATTCATACCTTTCATCGCTAGTTTGTTGCGCCCTACCACATTTGCCCATGTTTGTGTCTTCCTCTTTTTTCCTGGTTCAGCACATTTATTGTTTTCGACAGTACCTGAGCTGCATGGTACTGTTCCATTGTTACTCGGAGTCATCGCTTGTTTTTGAGCTATCCCGCTCCCAGATCCGCCTGCTATAGCTTGTGCAGCTACAGGTGTGGCATCTACAGCTTTCATTTTGCCATTTCTACCAGCTAGATATGCTTCATCCTTGCTATGTTCGCTTTGCATGCTCCTAGGTGTGACTGATTCATTTGGTTCTACAATCCTCACTCCTTTTGGTGATACAAATAGCTCTAGGACTGCATTTCTGGCTTTCGCTGATCTTTGATCTGTAGCTGAAACCTTCATAAGGTTCCTCTTAGGTCTGCCTCTCCCACTCATGGCTTCCTAGGTGCACGTTAGCTAGGCCCCGTTAACGTGCGCCGAGAGAAAACTCTAGAGAGAGAAAACTCAAGAATGATTTTTGCACATTATTTATTTAGTTTACCTgagttagtttttcttttattctttcccttttcatttgGACATCTGCTTTCCTTTTTCCCCCTTAATTCTTGTCACATTATAGGGAAAATAAGTTTTCATGGTCATTTATAATAATGTTGAAATTAAGAAAGTACATTTttttatgtgtaaaagtaaatcttTCATGtattctttcccttttcatttgGACATCTGCTTTACTTTTTTGCCCCTTAATTCTTGTCACATTATAGGGAAAATAACTTTTCATGGTCATTTATAATAATGTTGAAATTAAGAAAGTTCATTTTCTTTTATGCGTAAAAGTAAATCTTTCATGGGTAGAAAAAGTGATAGGGTTACAAAATtaaaaacaagtttgtaaagaCACACAAAACCATTTGACACCCTATAGGTTTTATCCTTACATCTATTCAATATAAGAGCTTAACTTATATAGATTGCTAGAGGAAAGAATTTTTACATTGGCACATCATTCCATAAATATGTAATTTCCCTCAATAAAAGTGAGATTTGTAGTTAATTTCCCAATTATACTTTTTACTTGTCCGGTTAAAGTAATAGGTCCCCCATAAATTTGGAACATGTTATGGATCCAATATCCACAACTAAATACAGAAATAACAGATTGATATATTGATTCTGATAACAAGGAATTACACTGAAAAGGTAACAATAACTAAGGATAGTAACAGAAAGAAAGGGGATGGGAAGACAGAGCCATAGAGAGAAATAGTCGAGGGAGAGAGAGAGACCAGAGAGGGGAAGTTTCTACAAAATTTAGCCTAGTCCTAGTATTGCTACTCTACCTTATTTTAACCAGTTTTGTTAATTGTTTACAGTACTTGGGCCCATCAACCCGGATCCCACATCATGGCCCATTGACTATTTTTATTCATAACAATACTCCCGTCCTTAAAAggaaccttgtcctcaaggttcgAGTAAAGCAACATTGGTAGCATAGAGGTGAACATATGAAGATTCAAATAGGGATCAAGAGCTCCTCCATGCTCTTTCAGTTGATTGCAGAGAGCTCCAGTTACTACATTCACTTTAACCTTGGTGTCCTCGCCCAAAGGAATGTGGGGCAATTCTTTGCAAGGATCAAACCAACAGTGTGCCAAACTATCAACTCCAGGATCCCAAATTGATCTCATAGTATAGAAGTACTTCATAGTGACCAGAGAAATTAAGAGCAACATTTGCTCCAAAGCCAAGCAAGGAATAAAATCGTCTAGCCTCCTTAACTGTAGTAACAGGAAAATTTTCTTCATCTCCCTCACTATCCGGGCGGGTACACAGTATCAAAAGAACTCTGGGCTTGGCATCTCCAAAAGAATCCTGTAAGAACATTATTGATTTGTCTCCAAATGGTATAGGGAAGTTATCATTAAGAATGGATAAGACTACTTTTTGTCGTGTAATGTGTCCTTGATAAAGTTGTGTAGTCCGCAACTTTATTTTCTGCCCAAATTGACTAACTTGATCTATATTCTTGGAAACAATCATATCCACAAGCAATTGCCACCCTCCCATTGTTGGAACTCCACCCATTACTTCAATAATTTTGCAACCAATTCCTATCAGTTTATCCAAAACAAGATTAAGGTCACTTGCTCCACTCCATTCACGTATCTGTATAAGTTTCCTAAGAATTCTAACACTAATGGCATCATTATTAGAAATACCTCCCATAACAATTCTTATGAGAATAGTTTTACCCAAATATTTCGTTGTTACCGAATCGTATGCATCAGCAGTATTTCGCAGCTGAAGTTTCAGAGGTATAATGCTTGAATTCCACAATTGACGTTATGACCTTATCATATGCCAAGTCGCTTGACGCAGAACAGAATACACAGTTTCTTGTAACTTTAAGGAATGTGATAAACAAACTAGAGCCAGGATCAAATGAAAACTCTAAACCGAATTGATCAGGTGGAAATTGAAGCAAAGGTAAGAGAAGTTCAGCATGACCAAGGTCACTTAAGTGATTACATATACCTTTATTTAGAAGTTGGTTGGAACTGCAAGCTGAATCCATACAAGACATCTCCACCAAACATTGGGCTAGCTCAAGTCCATGTTGATCATCAAACATGACGAGGTCACTGGAAATAGAGAATGCAAAATCAATCCATGATGGAGCCTTCTCTTTGATTGTAGTAACAAAGTCCAGAGTTTCTTCTCTAATGGTAAGAATTTCTGCTTCATCATTCTTGTCTTCATTTACTACAACCTTAGCACAATCATTTGCCGCATCAGTTGGAGCGACGAGATACATCGAATCATTATCGAAATGTTCCTTAGTAGTCGCTGTTTTCATCGTAAACTCTTTGTGTGGCTCCTGAATAGCATCTGTTTCCTGAATGGCATCTTTAGACCAATCCGACAATTCATAAAACACCTTGTGCACtcgttgttgttgctgttgtagtcaaataactcaacaaagtATTGTGGCAACGGAAACTCTATATCCTCTTTGTTGTCATCCAAAACCGAATTGCAGACCTCTTCCTCCGCGTGAGTAACCAAAACTGCAGCGTCGTCAGTTTTAATTAGTACAGATGGATTCATAGCACAACTTTCTGGCTTCATTGCATCTGGTGCCTGTAATTTTGTGTTAGTAACTATCACATTATCAATTTCCCTATCTGGCATTTCCCCAAACAACTTGTGGGCAATGTTCAGGTTGTTGTAGTTTAAGTTCGAGTGAAcatggcagtattgatgcaaaggcAAGTTGGCCATGTTGCTCCATGATGGAAGAGCCGTCGCTCAGGCCGGATAATAATCCCTCGTGGTAAACTGCCGGAGAAAGGCTAAACGACTGCCAGGTGCTTCCCGATTGCGACGTCGAAAACGAATAAACAATTTGTCCACGAAATGGTCCCAGCCTGCAAGTTGTTTGTTTCGAAATAACCAATGATACCATTCCAAACATCTCCATCCCATGACAGTTTAtgctttgatgaaatattgtAGAAGTGGAAATACTTCTCTGCCTGAAGAACCCAATCCAGAGGATTCTCACCGCTGAAACGACCCATTATTGCTTGAGATAGGTCCATCATGGAAGATGGAGACAATGAAAGCACTAATGTTATGGATCCAATATGCACAACCAAATACTGAAATAACAAATTGATATATTGATTCTGATAAAAAGGAATTACGTTGGGATGGGAAGACAGAGCCATAGAGATACAAGGGAGAGAGACTAGAGAGGGAAAGTTTCTACAAAATTCAGCATGGTCTTACTATTGCTACTCTACCCTATTTTAACCAGTTCGGTTAATTGTTGAGAAATTTTCgcaaaccactattgtttagggTGATTAGCTAGTTGTAACTATCATTTATTATATTACTTTCTATAGCTATGTTTTCAGGGTTTTTAgaatgtatttgatgtatttaaattgttgtattcatgaatacagagacagattattgtattcgattgtattcacgatatgtatttgtgaataGAGTAACGTGAATAGCGCAATTCATGGTCTACTCAGTCGTTTttaaatggaaagtgaatcaattaacataatagactcttAATATAactcaaactcaattataacagacaaaatttgtatttccagttataaaaaatattctcaatcgaaaaacaccccaaaaacatagtaatcttcagagaaattatataattaaattgaatacagttaaatacataaaaatacattgaaTATATGAAGTATAGCAGGTCATCTATAGtacaaaaatatatgaatacatactgcagatacatttgaatacatatatacatctgaatacataaattatatttgtcacacctcctttttccgcccccgtgagggtacaagggagttttttccaattaaaggacaatcaaaactggatttgtttatttatttcagagtcgccacttgggagattttagggtgtcccaagtcaccaatttaatcccgaatcgaggaaaagaatgactccatattacagtctgcgtaccagaaatccggataaggaactctgttaacccgggagaaggtgttaggcattcccgagttccgtggttctagcacggtcgctcaactgttatattcggcttgattatctgattttatacatatgtgaacttatgtgcaaattttaacttttgaccgcttttatcatttaatgttatttttatcaagaattgcaacatcgtgaaaaacacacctcgaaccacgttacaatcaatgtacccgtggttaaaGCTacgtttcaactctgttgagattgggatttgggtcacataaatgtgcacccgagtttaaggagataacattattaaatacgcgcctaaaatgactagcgtatcattatttcggggaagccgtggaattttgctaaacggtccatcccgaattctaagcgattttaaaacaaatatttactgagggccccgcgatttttgtatatattttttcggcgaggctcatcttatttttattattttttttttaaaaaaaaaaagataaacctacagcgactacattttctattaaattCTTCTCTAAAAAaaactcttaattaattacatgctaaaaaacgtagcttattagttattagtttacggttgATACAAATGAAAAATTGCAACGGAGTTTGCACAAAGAGATATTGCTTTTGTTCTCTATTCTATTATTCAAGAAAATTTGAAACATGAGATTAACGTACAATGATATCGAAGCAGATTATTTTAGGCGAAGAGATTAGACATATTCGGCCTTATTCATTGACGAGCATACGTACGAGGTTCAGTTAATTATTCCTTCCATGCTTGATACTTGAAAACGAAGCAACTGAAACGAACCTATCTAAATTAATGTGATATTACTACATGTTTGACTACACGATTTTTTCCTTTTGCTTTAACCCAGATTGCCCAGTGCATTCGAATTATGCATTACCAACTGACGAGTTAAGGTGAAGCTAATGCGATTAATGCATTTCAATTCAACAGACCCTATGTAAAATCATTGTTGGCCGAGTATCGTTACTATCCAGCTAGCTTCTTCCTGATTTATATACAACAATAGATTACAAGACTAAATTCCTTATGGACTGAAAATTGTTTTATTACATAGTTTGAAAGCCAGACTTTACATGTTAAACACACAAATATTCTAAACTACAAGCAGCAGAATAAAAGTAACCATGTTAATGTTTAAACTACAACACTTTTTATGCCCTTATTCAGCTTCATACTCATCATTACATCAGGGAAtttagaatgtgtacctggatgttaggacaataagaagaggaagagaaaaagTATCAGCAGCATGCAACCAAATAGCAACAACACAGCcacaacaatcaacaacaatgtCGCCCATAGTCCAAAGACAACCAACAACAGTTTCAAACGACGAAACCCACAATGGTTGAGCACCAGACAATCAAACCCAGAAACAGAGTAGTGAGGCAGTCGAGAAAACCAGAATATTTGATGCAATAGCAACAAAAATTCAATAAACACAAAAGCTCAGCAAACAACCAACAAAGCTTCGATAATCAGTGAGATCAAGACTCAAATCCACAACCTATAGAAACTCATAATAGTAGTAATCCCAGCAGAAAACAAACAGAATCTCCTAATGGAATGGTAACAGCCCCAGTTAGAACAACtgacttggccaagacagcttaaCCAACTTAATTTCTTATGCAGCTTTGGCCAGTGTTTAGTTACAGTGTTCTGAAAATTTCTTCCtgtttttctttcagtttttctaAGAAAAACCTCTCTCCTCActcaaaattctttttttttctaatggaaggtctgcctcttttatagcatAACAATcagcactttacagtctgttgGACAACTCAGAATCCCCCCTCCCTTttctgttgtttttccactcattttttttaaaagtagaacCCTCTCATGATATTCCCTGACATCCCCTTTTAATCCACTTATTAAACTAAACAAAGGTTTGGGCAGGCTGCCCATGGCCTGACAGCCCATGCTGTCCCATTTGTTCTAATTATTAAAGCATTATGGTGCACATGCTATCAACTCAGAATTCAAGCTGAACTAAAATCACAAACTAAACTTATAAATGTTTCTGATTCACACCAAACAAATACAGACAACACTCAGTTTCTAATTTGACTCAAACAAAGTTTTAGCAGGAAACAAATCAAATTGTTCTTATTCAAACAGTTGAAACTGATCGACGACATgaatcgaatcgactatactagttataacataTACAACCAATAGCCAATGATCATAAATCCAACAGTATTATCATGCGAttcaaattgtactgactaagcaaaagTTGTATTGGGgaattaattaatcaatcaaaCTTAAGTTCAATCAATTGTACAGCTTACACACATACACATGATCAGTAAATGGAAAGAACTTGGCCACTACAGAGGTCCGAGCAAGGTGGACAACAacagtcaacaaaaattcaataacataaattaaacaaaactTTTGGATATATGAACAAACATTTAATTACAATAGACAAAATAAActgataaagaaaacaaaaattaccttaaaaccttgaaaaatcagaaaaccccagctcggATTTGaaatcgacctttcttggggttgaatggactttaatcgaagtgttctctaacgaaaacacttcgactaaggtccattagaccctaatcatctGGTTCATCTGACATAGATCGGACATGAGGACTCCTAGGGTTCCTAGAGGGATTTgggtttccctggttagattcggaccaaaccaagcatggtttggtcatgGGGGAGGTCAGGGGGTTGTCTAGTGTGAATTTG harbors:
- the LOC107826912 gene encoding uncharacterized protein LOC107826912, with amino-acid sequence MSGRGRPKRNLMKVSATDQRSAKARNAVLELFVSPKGVRIVEPNESVTPRSMQSEHSKDEAYLAGRNGKMKAVDATPVAAQAIAGGSGSGIAQKQAMTPSNNGTVPCSSGTVENNKCAEPGKKRKTQTWANVVGRNKLAMKGMNLQFIAPIIQNGEKIVKLDLEDVEQENEKWSSVIVLYVIGDSPTIGAMERFLSSLGKFLVKPQIYYHNDDYFVIRFSNVEERDQVLYSGPHTVNNRPIIMKAWSADFNLHDEILKTIPLWVRFPNLPLNCWSMKALSKLGSALRNRVYADECTTEAMRISYARMLIEMDVTKPLPRTMKLQDPKGKIIQQEITYDWEPAFYAKCLKIGHDCNETRGPQPQKKIYD